Proteins from a genomic interval of Rhodococcoides fascians A25f:
- the rsmA gene encoding 16S rRNA (adenine(1518)-N(6)/adenine(1519)-N(6))-dimethyltransferase RsmA, whose amino-acid sequence MSEHVRGSAALLGPAEVRSLAAELDVRPTKQLGQNFVHDANTVRRIVASAGVGPQDTVLEVGPGLGSLTLALLDVAEAVIAVEIDPKLATRLPITVADRAPSLADRLTVIEADALRIRAADIAGEPTALVANLPYNVAVPVLIHLFSELPSLRVAVVMVQAEVADRLAAVPGSKIYGIPSVKARFFGDVKRAGSVGRSVFWPVPKVESGLVRIDRYAEPPWPTDTAHRKAVFAVIDGAFAQRRKTLRAALAGWAGSPVAAERRLREAGIDPTARGETIDAAAFVRLAATEA is encoded by the coding sequence GTGTCCGAACATGTGAGGGGATCCGCGGCCCTGCTGGGTCCCGCCGAGGTCCGCTCGTTGGCCGCCGAGCTCGATGTACGGCCCACCAAGCAGCTCGGCCAGAACTTCGTGCACGACGCCAACACCGTCCGACGCATCGTCGCCTCCGCCGGAGTCGGCCCGCAAGACACGGTGCTCGAGGTCGGCCCCGGTCTCGGATCGCTGACACTCGCGCTGCTCGATGTCGCCGAGGCCGTCATCGCCGTCGAGATCGACCCCAAGCTCGCGACCCGTCTGCCGATCACGGTGGCCGACCGGGCCCCGAGTCTGGCCGACCGCCTGACAGTTATCGAGGCCGACGCCCTTCGTATCCGTGCCGCGGACATCGCCGGGGAGCCGACCGCCTTGGTGGCCAATCTTCCCTACAACGTCGCCGTTCCCGTGCTGATCCATCTGTTCTCGGAACTGCCGAGTCTTCGGGTGGCTGTGGTGATGGTCCAGGCCGAGGTGGCCGATCGACTGGCCGCGGTGCCGGGAAGCAAGATCTACGGCATCCCCAGCGTCAAGGCCAGATTCTTCGGTGACGTCAAAAGAGCAGGCTCAGTGGGTCGTTCGGTGTTCTGGCCGGTCCCCAAAGTCGAGTCGGGTCTGGTTCGCATCGATCGGTACGCCGAGCCACCGTGGCCGACGGACACCGCGCATCGCAAGGCTGTCTTCGCCGTGATCGATGGCGCATTCGCGCAGCGGCGCAAGACTTTACGAGCAGCCCTGGCGGGGTGGGCCGGTTCCCCGGTTGCCGCCGAACGGCGACTTCGCGAGGCCGGAATCGACCCGACGGCACGCGGCGAGACCATCGACGCCGCAGCCTTCGTCCGTTTGGCCGCTACCGAAGCCTGA
- a CDS encoding resuscitation-promoting factor, with product MSTIRRLNSARSTTLYLVIAALLMTLVAGGVMAVSRHKTVTIDVDGDMISLSTMKTDVNSALVDAGYAPSDKDLVVPAPDSGLNDGDTVVLRRAREITLNVDGKPEDIWTTALTVDEALQQTGLAEDVHVSASRSERLPLDGTELDVALPKQVSLVDGGSPVTPVTLAAPTVREFLEAAGKPLEEADTVTPDPDATVTDGAEIVVTRDRTVTKSETTDVDAPEQRIEDPTMNMSKTVVENPGAPGVSDITWKINMVNGVEVGREKVDEVVKVPAQPKTVRVGAKPGTEVPPVENGAIWDALAQCEATGNWAINTGNGFYGGVQFDQNTWERQGGLKYAPRADLATREEQIAIASVTQKSQGWGAWPACTSRLGYR from the coding sequence TTGTCGACTATCAGACGTCTCAACTCCGCCCGTTCGACCACGCTCTACCTGGTCATCGCGGCCCTGTTGATGACGCTCGTCGCCGGTGGCGTGATGGCCGTGAGCCGTCACAAGACCGTGACCATCGACGTCGACGGCGACATGATTTCGCTGAGCACGATGAAGACCGACGTCAACAGCGCCTTGGTCGACGCCGGCTACGCGCCGTCGGACAAGGATCTGGTTGTTCCCGCCCCGGACTCCGGGCTCAACGACGGCGACACCGTGGTGCTGCGCCGCGCCCGTGAGATCACGCTGAACGTGGACGGCAAGCCCGAGGACATCTGGACCACCGCCCTGACCGTCGACGAGGCGCTGCAGCAGACCGGTTTGGCCGAGGACGTGCACGTGTCCGCATCCAGATCCGAACGACTGCCCCTTGACGGAACCGAACTCGATGTGGCTCTCCCCAAGCAGGTCTCGCTGGTCGACGGCGGATCCCCGGTCACCCCGGTCACTCTGGCCGCACCGACCGTGCGTGAATTCCTCGAAGCAGCGGGCAAGCCGCTGGAAGAGGCCGATACGGTCACCCCGGATCCGGACGCCACCGTCACCGACGGCGCAGAGATCGTCGTGACGCGCGATCGGACCGTCACCAAGTCCGAGACCACCGATGTCGACGCTCCCGAGCAGCGCATCGAGGATCCGACGATGAACATGAGCAAGACCGTCGTCGAGAATCCCGGCGCTCCCGGTGTCTCGGACATCACCTGGAAGATCAACATGGTCAACGGTGTCGAGGTCGGCCGCGAGAAGGTCGACGAAGTGGTCAAGGTGCCAGCGCAGCCGAAGACGGTTCGCGTCGGAGCCAAGCCCGGTACCGAGGTGCCGCCGGTGGAGAACGGGGCGATCTGGGACGCGCTTGCCCAGTGCGAGGCAACCGGGAACTGGGCGATCAACACCGGCAACGGTTTCTACGGCGGCGTGCAGTTCGACCAGAACACCTGGGAACGCCAGGGCGGCCTCAAGTACGCTCCGCGCGCCGATCTCGCCACCCGCGAAGAGCAGATCGCCATCGCATCGGTGACACAGAAGTCCCAGGGTTGGGGCGCATGGCCGGCATGCACCTCGCGCTTGGGTTATCGCTGA
- a CDS encoding TatD family hydrolase, with protein MSRDRPAPPLPEPVGTLVDAHTHLDACGATDAASVAAIVDKAESVGVTRVVTIADDLDAARFAVDAASWDPRVWAAVAIHPTRANVLDDDAKAEIERLATDPRVVAVGETGLDYYWPGKLDGCATVAEQHEGFRWHIDLAKRLGKPLMIHNREADEDLLAVLRSEGAPETVIFHCFSGGPETAKACVDAGYVLSFSGTVSFKNAHALREAAVLVPDELVLVETDAPFLTPHPFRGAPNEPYCLPYTARALAEVRGQDPAELAAHATANAQRVYGL; from the coding sequence GTGAGTAGAGACCGTCCCGCACCACCGTTGCCCGAGCCCGTCGGCACCCTCGTCGACGCGCACACCCACCTCGATGCGTGCGGCGCGACCGACGCGGCGAGTGTGGCCGCGATCGTGGACAAGGCCGAGTCCGTCGGCGTCACCCGCGTGGTCACCATCGCCGACGATCTCGATGCCGCGCGCTTCGCCGTCGACGCTGCGTCCTGGGATCCGCGGGTATGGGCCGCGGTGGCCATTCACCCCACCCGCGCGAATGTGCTCGACGACGACGCCAAGGCCGAGATCGAGCGATTGGCAACCGATCCGCGCGTGGTTGCCGTCGGTGAGACAGGACTGGACTACTACTGGCCCGGCAAGCTCGACGGTTGCGCGACGGTCGCCGAGCAGCACGAGGGATTTCGCTGGCACATCGATCTCGCGAAGCGCCTGGGCAAACCCCTGATGATTCACAACCGTGAGGCAGACGAGGACCTGCTGGCTGTTCTGAGATCGGAGGGCGCTCCCGAGACGGTGATCTTCCACTGCTTCTCGGGCGGTCCCGAGACCGCGAAGGCCTGCGTCGACGCCGGCTACGTCCTCAGCTTCTCCGGGACGGTCAGCTTCAAGAACGCGCATGCCCTGCGTGAAGCCGCGGTGCTGGTGCCCGACGAGCTGGTGCTGGTGGAGACCGATGCACCGTTCCTCACCCCACATCCGTTCCGTGGCGCACCGAACGAGCCGTACTGCCTGCCGTACACCGCCAGGGCTTTGGCCGAAGTTCGCGGTCAGGATCCCGCAGAGCTGGCGGCGCACGCGACTGCCAATGCCCAGCGGGTGTACGGCCTGTAG
- the metG gene encoding methionine--tRNA ligase, which translates to MTAPADASRPPFYVTTAIAYPNGAPHIGHAYEYIATDAIARFKRLDGYDVRFLTGTDEHGLKMQQTAQTEGIDVRDLAARNSDAFQTAQDLLKISYERFIRTTDADHLAASQELWKRMEANGDIYLDAFSGWYSVRDEAFYTEAETTLGEDGSRVATETNTPVEWTEEPSYFFRLSQYQDKLLALYDASPDFIAPNTRRNEIVNFVKGGLRDLSISRTTFDWGVPVPGDPAHVMYVWVDALTNYLTGAGFPETESEAYRKFWPADLHIIGKDITRFHTVYWPAFLMSAGIELPKRVFVHGFLNVKGEKMSKSLGNVLDPQSLVENYGLDPVRFFFLREVSFGQDGSYSHEAIVARVNADLSNELGNLAQRSLTMVAKNLEGKLPTPGDFTAEDEAMLARADALLEICRREFDMQAIHSALEAIWSVLGETNRYFSLQQPWVLRKTDPDRMATVLYVTIEVLRIVSILAQPVMPDSASRILDLLGASNREFADVATRSVPGTALPTPTPVFPKYE; encoded by the coding sequence ATGACTGCGCCAGCTGATGCCTCACGGCCACCCTTCTACGTCACCACGGCGATCGCGTACCCCAACGGCGCTCCCCACATCGGGCACGCCTACGAGTACATCGCCACCGACGCCATCGCGCGCTTCAAGCGCCTCGATGGCTACGACGTGCGATTCCTGACGGGAACCGACGAGCACGGCCTGAAAATGCAGCAGACCGCCCAGACCGAGGGCATCGACGTCCGCGACTTAGCGGCACGCAACTCCGACGCTTTCCAGACTGCGCAGGATCTGCTGAAGATCTCGTACGAACGCTTCATCCGTACCACCGATGCCGATCACCTCGCCGCCAGCCAGGAACTCTGGAAACGGATGGAGGCGAACGGCGACATCTATCTCGACGCGTTTTCCGGCTGGTACTCGGTACGCGACGAGGCGTTCTACACCGAGGCCGAAACCACCCTCGGCGAGGACGGCTCCCGCGTCGCGACGGAGACCAACACGCCCGTCGAGTGGACCGAGGAACCGTCGTACTTCTTCCGGCTCTCGCAGTACCAGGACAAGCTCCTCGCGCTGTACGACGCGTCGCCGGACTTCATTGCGCCGAACACGCGCCGAAACGAGATCGTGAATTTCGTCAAGGGCGGACTGCGCGACCTCTCGATCTCGCGAACCACGTTCGACTGGGGCGTACCGGTTCCCGGCGATCCCGCGCACGTGATGTACGTCTGGGTCGACGCACTGACCAACTACCTCACCGGTGCCGGGTTCCCCGAGACCGAATCCGAGGCGTACCGAAAGTTCTGGCCGGCCGATCTGCACATCATCGGCAAGGACATCACGCGCTTCCACACCGTCTACTGGCCTGCGTTCCTGATGTCTGCGGGTATCGAGCTACCCAAGCGGGTGTTCGTGCACGGGTTCCTGAACGTCAAGGGCGAGAAGATGTCCAAGTCTCTCGGCAACGTGCTGGACCCGCAGTCGTTGGTGGAGAACTACGGCCTCGATCCGGTGCGCTTCTTCTTCCTGCGCGAGGTCTCGTTCGGTCAGGACGGCAGCTACAGCCACGAGGCCATCGTCGCTCGCGTCAACGCCGATCTGTCCAACGAACTCGGCAACCTCGCGCAGCGTTCGCTGACGATGGTCGCGAAGAACCTGGAAGGAAAGCTCCCGACGCCGGGCGACTTCACCGCCGAGGACGAGGCGATGCTGGCTCGCGCGGACGCGCTGCTGGAGATCTGCCGACGCGAATTCGATATGCAGGCAATCCATTCCGCGCTCGAAGCGATCTGGTCGGTACTCGGTGAGACCAACCGCTACTTCTCGCTGCAGCAGCCGTGGGTGCTACGCAAGACCGATCCCGATCGCATGGCCACCGTGCTGTACGTGACGATCGAGGTGCTACGCATCGTGAGCATCCTGGCGCAGCCCGTCATGCCAGATTCCGCGTCGCGCATCCTCGACCTGCTCGGTGCGTCGAACCGCGAATTTGCCGATGTGGCAACACGTTCGGTACCCGGCACGGCACTGCCGACCCCGACGCCGGTGTTCCCCAAGTACGAGTAG
- a CDS encoding WS/DGAT/MGAT family O-acyltransferase: MALMPITESMFLIAESREHPMHVGGLELFVPPGDPHEFAEEVHRKFTSGEVHELFRKRPARPVQIMGNLAWAFDQDVDFEYHVRRTVLPAPGRIRELFQFLSLNHSAPLDRYRPMWELHIIEGLADGRIALYTKVHHSLVDGVSALKLMQRTLSTDPDDRSGVATWDPSLFGRRKKQVAEEQSGRLAQLSSGLSVGRKIVGDLVDFAPATARIGLRALKKEGAQLPLQAPRTMFNVPIGGARRFAAESWSIERIRTVGTALDATLNDMVLAMCAGALRAYLIDQNALPEEPLIAMVPVSLRKEGDDREAGNSVTVILCNLATDESDPILRLERIKDSTVKGKQMMGELNTLEALAVGAVTMAPLLFGPVPGFVDYTPPPFNVIISNVPGSKEDLYWNGAKLDGIYPASIVADGQALNITVASNGDSLNFGLIGCRRSVPHLQRMLTHLENTLEELEKTL; this comes from the coding sequence ATGGCACTCATGCCCATCACGGAATCGATGTTTCTGATCGCCGAGTCACGGGAGCACCCGATGCACGTGGGCGGGCTGGAGTTGTTCGTCCCGCCCGGCGATCCGCACGAGTTCGCCGAGGAAGTGCACCGCAAGTTCACCTCCGGCGAGGTGCACGAGCTCTTCCGCAAGCGCCCAGCGCGGCCCGTGCAGATCATGGGCAATCTGGCATGGGCATTCGATCAGGACGTCGACTTCGAGTACCACGTTCGCCGTACGGTGCTGCCGGCACCCGGACGCATTCGGGAACTGTTCCAGTTCCTCTCGCTCAACCACAGCGCACCGCTGGATCGCTATCGGCCGATGTGGGAACTACACATCATCGAGGGGTTGGCCGACGGTCGAATTGCGCTGTACACCAAGGTGCATCACTCACTGGTCGACGGAGTGAGCGCGTTGAAGCTGATGCAGCGGACTCTCAGCACGGACCCGGACGATCGAAGCGGAGTTGCCACCTGGGACCCGTCGCTGTTCGGTCGGCGCAAGAAGCAGGTCGCCGAGGAGCAGTCCGGGCGATTGGCGCAGCTGAGCAGTGGACTCTCGGTGGGCCGCAAGATCGTCGGGGACTTGGTCGATTTTGCACCCGCAACAGCTCGAATCGGGTTGCGCGCGTTGAAGAAGGAAGGGGCACAGTTGCCGTTGCAAGCGCCACGGACGATGTTCAACGTGCCCATCGGCGGTGCGCGCCGGTTCGCCGCCGAGAGCTGGTCGATCGAGCGCATCCGCACGGTCGGAACGGCGCTCGACGCCACGCTCAACGACATGGTGCTCGCGATGTGTGCCGGAGCTCTGCGCGCGTACCTCATCGATCAGAACGCGTTGCCCGAGGAACCGCTGATCGCGATGGTGCCGGTCTCGCTCCGCAAGGAGGGTGACGACAGGGAGGCCGGTAACTCGGTGACGGTGATCCTGTGCAATCTGGCAACCGACGAATCGGATCCGATCCTGCGGCTGGAGCGAATCAAGGATTCGACCGTCAAGGGCAAGCAGATGATGGGCGAACTCAACACGCTCGAAGCACTCGCCGTAGGAGCAGTCACCATGGCTCCGTTGCTGTTCGGTCCGGTGCCGGGATTCGTCGACTACACCCCGCCGCCGTTCAACGTCATCATCTCCAACGTGCCCGGATCCAAGGAGGATCTGTACTGGAACGGTGCGAAACTCGACGGCATCTACCCGGCGTCGATCGTGGCCGACGGGCAGGCACTCAACATCACCGTCGCCAGTAACGGCGATTCGTTGAACTTCGGACTCATCGGGTGCCGACGCAGTGTGCCGCACCTGCAGCGCATGCTGACGCATTTGGAGAACACGCTGGAGGAGCTCGAAAAGACCTTGTGA
- a CDS encoding alpha/beta hydrolase yields the protein MEATAMNPALTVVKSTDPAATARRRDIRGASLQSQILSKYLQFTVRPFLTVWAQAPSLPWPMGLVDYAGLLVPQISGTTRSRVMLAECEAEWIRAEGTGSDRVVLYLHGGAFVCCGLRTHRRMTSRVSKQVDGSVLSVNYRMMPRNPITHAVEDGVDAYRFLLDSGYRPEQIILGGDSAGGYLAFMVTLALRTVGLPAPAGIFTMSPLTDMDPTGKLDHENASKCSVFPSNAVPALTALADRVDARIVVEGHRGPRVSPVDGDLTGLPPVLIQVGSTEMVYADAELMAQRLAVAGVDCELQVYEDQVHVFQAADFVPEARRALRAIGEFARNVSPRTES from the coding sequence ATGGAGGCGACGGCTATGAATCCGGCGCTCACCGTAGTGAAATCGACCGACCCGGCGGCCACCGCACGCCGACGCGACATCCGCGGCGCGAGCCTGCAGTCGCAGATCCTGTCCAAGTACCTGCAGTTCACCGTCCGCCCGTTTCTGACCGTGTGGGCGCAGGCCCCCTCTCTTCCGTGGCCGATGGGGCTGGTCGACTACGCCGGTCTGCTCGTCCCGCAGATCAGCGGCACCACGCGCAGCCGCGTCATGCTGGCCGAGTGCGAAGCCGAGTGGATCCGCGCCGAGGGAACCGGAAGCGATCGCGTGGTCCTGTACCTGCACGGCGGCGCGTTCGTCTGCTGCGGACTGCGTACCCATCGCCGGATGACCTCACGGGTCTCCAAGCAGGTCGACGGATCGGTGTTGTCGGTGAACTACCGGATGATGCCGCGCAATCCGATCACCCATGCGGTCGAGGACGGCGTGGACGCGTACCGCTTCCTTCTCGATTCCGGTTACCGCCCGGAGCAGATCATCCTGGGCGGCGATTCGGCCGGCGGGTACCTCGCGTTCATGGTCACCCTGGCGCTGCGTACCGTCGGCCTGCCCGCACCCGCCGGAATCTTCACCATGTCCCCGCTGACCGACATGGACCCCACCGGCAAACTCGACCACGAGAACGCGTCGAAGTGTTCGGTGTTTCCGTCCAACGCGGTTCCCGCACTGACCGCACTGGCCGATCGCGTCGACGCGCGCATCGTCGTCGAGGGGCACCGGGGCCCGCGGGTCTCACCCGTCGACGGCGACCTCACCGGCCTGCCGCCGGTGTTGATTCAGGTCGGTTCGACCGAAATGGTCTATGCCGACGCCGAACTCATGGCTCAGCGTCTCGCGGTCGCCGGAGTCGACTGCGAACTTCAGGTGTACGAGGATCAGGTCCACGTGTTCCAGGCGGCCGATTTCGTCCCCGAAGCCCGACGTGCGCTTCGCGCCATCGGCGAGTTCGCCCGGAACGTCAGCCCCCGTACAGAAAGCTGA
- a CDS encoding SRPBCC family protein: protein MAVTVNKSVDIDADAATILDVLADVESIPSWSPVHKKCEVVDRFEDGKPNHVKMNVSIIGVNDEQLVAYTWSENEVSWTLVESTQQKAQDGRYTLTPKDNGTHVEFELTVDPKIPLPGFLVKKGTKTILEAATEGLRQQVVG from the coding sequence ATGGCAGTCACAGTGAACAAGTCCGTCGACATCGACGCCGACGCAGCGACAATTCTCGACGTCCTCGCGGACGTCGAAAGCATCCCCTCGTGGTCCCCGGTCCACAAGAAGTGCGAGGTGGTCGATCGCTTCGAGGACGGCAAGCCGAACCACGTCAAGATGAACGTCTCGATCATCGGTGTCAACGACGAGCAGTTGGTCGCGTACACCTGGAGCGAGAACGAAGTGTCGTGGACCTTGGTGGAAAGCACTCAGCAGAAGGCCCAGGACGGCCGGTACACGTTGACGCCCAAGGACAACGGCACCCACGTCGAGTTCGAGTTGACGGTCGACCCGAAGATTCCGCTACCAGGCTTCCTGGTGAAGAAGGGAACCAAGACCATCCTCGAGGCAGCCACCGAGGGTCTGCGTCAGCAAGTAGTGGGCTGA
- the rsmI gene encoding 16S rRNA (cytidine(1402)-2'-O)-methyltransferase, with product MLILAATPMGDVGDASQRLRDALGSADVVAAEDTRRTKQLASSLGVVIAGRVVSFYDQVETARLPALVEAVAEGKTVLLVTDAGMPSVSDPGYRLVAACVDAHLPVTCLPGPSAVTTALALSGLPVERFCFDGFAPRKQGQRRTYFQSVLAEPRAIVFFEAPHRLVACLEDAVHVLGPDRRAAVCRELTKTYEEVRRGGLGELLDWARGGVRGEITVVLEGAVAVAEEPEDLVADVETLVASGMRLKDACAQVAVDGVSKREVYEAVLAARKEQ from the coding sequence ATGCTCATCCTTGCCGCCACCCCGATGGGCGACGTCGGTGATGCCTCGCAGCGCCTGCGTGATGCCCTCGGCAGTGCCGATGTCGTCGCCGCCGAGGACACCCGGCGCACCAAACAACTCGCGTCCTCGCTCGGCGTGGTGATCGCAGGGCGCGTGGTCAGTTTCTACGACCAGGTCGAGACGGCTCGGCTGCCGGCGCTGGTCGAGGCCGTTGCCGAGGGCAAGACGGTGCTGCTGGTGACCGACGCCGGGATGCCGTCGGTGAGCGATCCCGGCTACCGCCTCGTGGCCGCGTGTGTCGATGCGCATCTGCCGGTGACCTGTCTGCCCGGGCCGTCGGCCGTCACGACTGCGCTCGCGTTGTCGGGTCTGCCGGTCGAACGGTTCTGCTTCGACGGGTTCGCGCCGCGTAAGCAAGGCCAGCGACGCACCTACTTCCAGTCGGTGCTCGCCGAACCGCGGGCCATCGTCTTCTTCGAGGCACCGCACCGTCTCGTCGCGTGTCTCGAGGACGCCGTCCACGTGCTCGGTCCCGATCGTCGCGCCGCGGTGTGCCGGGAGCTCACCAAGACCTACGAGGAGGTCCGACGCGGCGGGCTGGGGGAGTTGCTCGACTGGGCGAGGGGAGGAGTGCGCGGCGAGATCACGGTCGTCCTCGAAGGAGCGGTCGCCGTCGCCGAGGAGCCCGAGGATCTCGTGGCCGACGTGGAAACCCTGGTGGCGTCGGGCATGCGGTTGAAAGACGCCTGCGCCCAGGTGGCGGTCGACGGCGTCTCCAAGCGTGAGGTCTACGAGGCCGTACTCGCTGCGCGGAAGGAGCAGTAG